From the Terriglobales bacterium genome, one window contains:
- a CDS encoding DUF503 domain-containing protein, which yields MPIAFLTIELRLEAAHSLKDKRQVLRSLKDRLRAGYNVSVSELDSTDLWQRATVGVVSISGSRDYLEGLMQKVEREAARIANNHGAEVVDAFVDYL from the coding sequence ATGCCCATTGCCTTTCTCACGATCGAGCTCCGCCTCGAAGCTGCACATTCGCTCAAAGACAAAAGGCAGGTCCTGCGCAGCCTGAAGGATCGGCTGCGCGCGGGGTACAACGTTTCCGTCTCCGAATTGGATTCCACCGACCTGTGGCAGCGGGCCACCGTGGGCGTGGTTTCCATCTCCGGCTCGCGCGATTATCTGGAAGGCCTGATGCAGAAGGTGGAGCGCGAAGCCGCCCGCATCGCCAACAACCACGGCGCGGAAGTGGTGGATGCGTTCGTGGACTACCTCTGA
- the rbfA gene encoding 30S ribosome-binding factor RbfA produces the protein MPEQRGAQHHRERMADAIRDELVAILEGELGDPRIGLATVSGVRLDPDGKSAHVLVAVAGDEKDAERTLQGLEAARGFIRHEIAERLRLRRAPELFFQLDRSQEYDDRIGDLLKRLHKNEK, from the coding sequence ATGCCGGAGCAGCGGGGGGCGCAACATCATCGGGAGCGGATGGCGGACGCCATCCGCGACGAGCTTGTCGCCATCCTGGAGGGCGAGTTGGGCGACCCGCGCATCGGGCTGGCCACGGTGAGCGGCGTGCGCCTGGACCCGGACGGCAAGAGCGCGCACGTGCTGGTGGCCGTCGCCGGGGACGAGAAGGATGCCGAGCGCACGCTCCAGGGCCTGGAGGCGGCGCGCGGCTTCATCCGCCACGAGATCGCGGAGCGCCTGCGCCTGCGCCGCGCTCCCGAGCTGTTCTTCCAACTGGACAGGTCGCAAGAGTACGACGACAGGATCGGCGACCTCCTGAAGCGCTTACACAAGAACGAAAAGTAA
- a CDS encoding bifunctional oligoribonuclease/PAP phosphatase NrnA: MANVGITEVLASIRQRDHFVLTSHARPDGDAVGSVLACCQVLRALGKDAEVVLSDGVPVIYRPLPFADTVVQASAVNGRYDAAILLECDSVARTRLQGLEGRFLISIDHHQSAKPFANVNWIDPRACATAEMVFRLARAARVKVTPEMATCLYTGLLTDTGSFCYPGTSAATFELARELVECGADPVSIAQNVYFSRPTSKVRLLGAALSNLHREGALAWMYVSREEVERAGALDEDAEGLVNYALSIAGVEVAVFFRELADHHFRVSLRSKGAVDVAGIAESFGGGGHCCASGCCIAGPLSLAAERVLAQARLRCQPGPPHS, translated from the coding sequence GTGGCCAACGTCGGCATCACCGAGGTCCTCGCCAGCATCCGGCAGCGCGACCACTTCGTGCTGACCTCGCACGCGCGTCCCGACGGCGACGCCGTGGGTTCGGTGCTGGCTTGCTGCCAGGTGCTGCGCGCCCTGGGCAAGGACGCGGAGGTGGTGCTCTCCGACGGCGTCCCGGTCATCTATCGCCCCTTGCCCTTCGCCGACACGGTGGTGCAGGCCTCGGCGGTGAACGGCCGCTACGACGCCGCCATCCTGCTGGAGTGCGACAGCGTGGCCCGCACCCGCCTGCAGGGTCTGGAGGGGCGTTTCCTCATCAGCATCGACCACCACCAGAGCGCCAAGCCCTTCGCCAACGTCAACTGGATCGACCCGCGGGCCTGCGCCACCGCCGAGATGGTCTTCCGCCTGGCCCGCGCCGCCCGCGTGAAGGTCACGCCCGAGATGGCCACCTGCCTCTATACCGGGCTTCTCACCGACACCGGCTCGTTCTGCTATCCCGGGACCAGCGCCGCCACCTTCGAGCTGGCGCGCGAACTGGTGGAATGCGGCGCCGACCCGGTGAGCATCGCCCAGAACGTCTACTTCTCGCGCCCCACCTCCAAGGTGCGGCTGCTGGGAGCGGCGCTCTCCAACCTGCACCGCGAGGGGGCGCTGGCCTGGATGTACGTCAGCCGTGAGGAGGTGGAGCGCGCGGGCGCGCTCGACGAGGACGCCGAGGGCCTGGTGAACTACGCCCTGAGCATCGCCGGGGTGGAGGTGGCGGTGTTCTTCCGCGAACTGGCCGACCATCACTTCCGGGTGAGCCTGCGCAGCAAGGGCGCGGTGGACGTGGCCGGGATCGCCGAGAGCTTCGGCGGCGGCGGGCACTGCTGCGCCAGCGGCTGCTGCATCGCGGGCCCGCTCTCGCTGGCGGCGGAGCGGGTGCTGGCGCAGGCGCGCCTGCGCTGCCAGCCCGGCCCGCCCCACTCCTGA